One window of Hydractinia symbiolongicarpus strain clone_291-10 chromosome 3, HSymV2.1, whole genome shotgun sequence genomic DNA carries:
- the LOC130635804 gene encoding protein turtle homolog A-like isoform X3, giving the protein MKYIRNIFLFLTYGIFVMCNYEIPSCGNFKRDVTEMEGSSVMLPCTVMGSPKPEFRWQKIRPEGKLSSRFVQHNKGLSIRGLQKNDSGKYQVTLKTQSDQIYFAVTLKVLSLDSIKPENYVSVKEGQRAVVECGKLRAQTPRDTFEWMKGSIDLSLNNRYSIDSNGSLVIKVTKSSDSGAYTCASKRRAPDGSSSSTNVAMYLSVKYPPKITSILPYIEVYENADAVLPCSATGNPGVTFRWLFPTGEEIKQTDKFEISTNGSLVILNVQISDVRNYTCAPYNKIGSGRYGYTQLKILMPPEFINRPKDTNLSVQEGQSISLDCSASGQPKPNISWTHNTKLEHDNKKYSFNSAGVLTIKNIHGSDFGIYRCFVESVAGILYREYNVTVIGKPGVPSSFGVRTKDNIAYVYWTPSYNGGSFQSFEIWYRRADDNDYNWETLMPSGVKKKHSILLKGPATVGGHGEAYFFCVRARNNKGYSDFTNIYKVLKSSKLGEENVAEDVGQFITDLPLAPYSFTVNMSEAGYILKWKHMMTPGRPAYAGYSIEYRTANTSTGWKEFVPKQRARRSTQPQGKQEKVSIAIEELPDVKHPLEFQIFAVAANNVKSTGTKPKEVIKTGMPGASPVSKESDDLIPPIVLAIIFGLFVIVLIISLYCFCRRRKRRYHASRNEKKMIGYNKEHGIEIEHQSIDSTDNGSLLSPKFGNNDSPRRFHLRACPALKLGTYNQPNMSNGSTKDDVFVLLEPNENEKRVCTCNKKYMTLDSRDQKTKREKRKEKKGLYKSTSSPSVLLMSDIDGSSIDPSELLDEEDYDISDIEKDDVVELNDDKKQRYPALNRKNFKDSYDQFCRDGIDGSRRRLSSNEKTEVDKNMDTGLVGIKDIHDASSENSATESDRMPSPKIKTDLINDKTYDGKSSGFGDGSNSTSDSESIHQEIMDKPTLLRPNYHGYAGHNGYISDSGYRRDGGYASDISTRSSPLDYVGRHKYLPPSQRHNLNYSKPPQVQYYSEDEGTRHGTFVSPRPVAPPSYNQAMVDIERMSEKNEVTDSEDMFDNLLEMERQLGITLDDSLDSDLNVKTMLPPRPYSNPKNYGLDTGYMSDAPVVLGKNRYSDREKSARCAQLLNEFKSNKRTEITEEEEEEEMPVLPPTDRCRSVIDSVTEEPRVPPVLRRSNSVGSSSVYKEWLV; this is encoded by the exons ATGAAAtatattagaaatatatttctttttcttacaTATGGAATTTTTGTCATGTGCAACTATg AAATACCAAGTTGTGGCAACTTCAAACGGGATGTTACCGAAATGGAAGGATCATCTGTGATGTTGCCATGTACGGTGATGGGAAGCCCAAAACCGGAATTTAGGTGGCAAAAGATTAGGCCAGAGGGAAAATTATCCTCTAGATTTgtacagcataataaaggcttgTCTATTCGAGGACTGCAAAAGAATGATTCTGGAAAATATCAAGTGACATTAAAAACTCAATCTGATCAAATCTACTTTGCAGTGACGTTGAAGGTTTTAT CTTTGGACTCGATTAAACCAGAGAACTACGTGAGTGTCAAAGAAGGCCAGCGAGCTGTCGTCGAATGCGGTAAACTTCGGGCGCAAACCCCACGCGACACTTTTGAATGGATGAAAGGGAGTATCGATTTAAGTTTAAACAACCGATACAGTATTGATAGTAATGGTTCGTTGGTTATTAAAGTAACGAAGTCCAGCGATAGTGGTGCGTACACGTGCGCTAGCAAAAGACGAGCTCCTGATGGTTCATCATCCTCCACAAATGTGGCCATGTATTTGAGTGTGAAAT ACCCTCCCAAGATCACATCCATTCTTCCATACATTGAAGTGTACGAGAATGCCGATGCAGTATTACCTTGTTCGGCTACCGGCAATCCAGGTGTCACTTTCCGTTGGTTGTTTCCAACCGGGGAAGAAATCAAGCAAACTGACAAGTTTGAAATTTCTACCAACGGTTCACTTGTTATTTTGAACGTGCAAATATCCGATGTGCGAAACTACACATGCGCACCGTACAACAAAATCGGCTCTGGTCGCTATGGTTACACTCAGCTCAAAATACTAA TGCCTCCCGAGTTTATAAATCGACCAAAGGACACAAATTTAAGTGTGCAGGAGGGTCAAAGTATTTCACTGGATTGCTCTGCATCTGGGCAACCGAAGCCGAACATTTCGTGGACACACAACACCAAACTTGAACACGACAACAAGAAGTATAGTTTCAACTCCGCTGGTGTGCTCACTATCAAAAATATACATGGTTCAGATTTTGGCATCTATCGTTGTTTTGTGGAATCGGTTGCCGGCATATTGTATCGAGAGTATAATGTGACAGTTATTG GTAAGCCAGGCGTTCCGAGTTCGTTTGGAGTGCGTACGAAAGATAACATTGCGTATGTTTATTGGACTCCGTCATATAATGGTGGCTCCTTCCAAAGTTTTGAGATCTGGTACCGTCGTGCAGATGACAACGACTACAACTGGGAAACGTTAATGCCTTCAGGAGTGAAAAAGAAACACTCGATCCTTCTGAAAGGACCTGCAACAGTTGGAGGACATGGTGAAGCATATTTCTTTTGTGTACGCGCCAGAAATAATAAAGGTTACAGCGATTTTACGAACATTTACAAAGTTTTGAAGTCGTCGAAGCTTGGTGAAGAAAACGTGGCTGAAGATGTGGGTCAGTTTATCACAG ACCTTCCACTGGCACCGTACTCTTTTACAGTGAACATGTCTGAGGCAGGTTACATACTTAAATGGAAGCACATGATGACCCCGGGACGTCCCGCATACGCAGGCTATTCAATTGAGTACCGAACCGCAAACACATCTACAGGTTGGAAAGAGTTTGTCCCGAAGCAACGTGCTCGCCGATCAACCCAACCTCAAGGGAAACAAGAGAAAGTGTCTATCGCAATAGAGGAATTACCGGATGTAAAACATCCActagaatttcaaatttttgccGTCGCTGCGAACAACGTAAAGAGTACTGGGACCAAGCCAAAGGAAGTGATAAAGACAG GTATGCCGGGTGCCTCACCTGTGTCGAAAGAATCGGATGATCTCATTCCACCGATCGTGCTTGCTATTATTTTCGGATTGTTCGTCATCGTGCTCATCATCAGCTTGTATTGTTTCTGTCGGCGTCGAAAACGGAGATACCATG cgaGTCGAAATGAAAAGAAAATGATCGGCTACAATAAGGAGCA tggaATTGAAATTGAACACCAATCGATTGACAGTACAGACAACGGATCGCTTTTATCACCCAAATTTGGAAATAACGACTCCCCTCGAAGATTCCATCTACGCGCATGCCCAGCTTTGAAATTAGGAACATACAACCAACCAAACATGTCGAACGGCAGTACGAAAGACGACGTGTTTGTTCTGCTAGAACCCAATGAAAACGAAAAGCGTGTGTGCACGTGTAATAAAAAGTATATGACGCTCGACAGTCGTGATCAAAAAACGAAGAGAGAGAAGAGAAAAGAGAAGAAAGGATTGTACAAAAGCACGTCATCACCATcagttttgttgatgtcagaCATTGACGGCTCCTCCATTGACCCATCAGAGTTGCTTGATGAGGAAGACTATGATATAAGTGACATAGAAAAAGACGACGTCGTTGAATTAAATGACGACAAGAAGCAGCGATACCCAGCATTAAAtcgcaaaaattttaaagattctTATGATCAATTTTGCCGCGACGGTATTGACGGATCTAGAAGACGTCTGTCGTCAAATGAGAAAACTGAGGTCGATAAAAATATGGATACGGGTTTAGTCGGAATAAAAGATATACATGATGCATCATCAGAAAACTCCGCAACAGAAAGTGACAGAATGCCGTCGCCGAAAATAAAGACGGACTTAATAAATGACAAGACGTACGATGGTAAGTCCAGTGGATTTGGGGACGGTAGTAATTCCACGTCTGATTCTGAATCTATACATCAGGAAATCATGGATAAACCAACATTGCTTAGACCCAACTATCATGGATACGCTGGTCACAATGGATATATCAGTGATTCCGGTTATAGACGTGATGGGGGCTATGCAAGCGACATTTCAACTAGAAGCTCTCCGTTAGACTATGTTGGACGTCATAAATACCTCCCTCCATCACAGAGACATAATCTTAATTATAGCAAACCACCTCAAGTGCAGTATTATTCAGAAGACGAAGGAACCCGTCACGGTACATTCGTAAGCCCACGGCCTGTCGCTCCTCCTTCATATAACCAAGCTATGGTAGATATCGAAAGGATGTCAGAGAAAAACGAAGTTACGGACAGCGAAGATATGTTCGACAATTTACTTGAGATGGAAAGACAATTAGGTATCACATTAGACGATTCTTTAGATAGCGATTTAAATGTAAAGACAATGTTACCACCTCGTCCGTATTCGAATCCAAAAAATTACGGATTAGATACCGGTTACATGTCGGATGCACCGGTTGTATTAGGTAAAAATCGATATTCCGATCGTGAAAAAAGCGCGCGATGTGCGCAATTATTGAATGaatttaaaagtaataaaagAACTGAAATAACAGAAgaggaggaggaagaggagATGCCTGTTCTCCCTCCTACAGACAGGTGTAGAAGCGTAATTGACAGTGTCACTGAAGAGCCCC
- the LOC130635804 gene encoding protein turtle homolog A-like isoform X1 — MTKLIVSWFLYALVLVFLKLISGEVKKPPPYQNVVAIEDSSITLFCSTSHNSYDMVSWWRNDSSRSVAQYQNSDIYVAKNYTGRVTLTKTEFNLNSCHVNDSAFYYCETVHNGKSAFGKYIRLTVQQIPSCGNFKRDVTEMEGSSVMLPCTVMGSPKPEFRWQKIRPEGKLSSRFVQHNKGLSIRGLQKNDSGKYQVTLKTQSDQIYFAVTLKVLSLDSIKPENYVSVKEGQRAVVECGKLRAQTPRDTFEWMKGSIDLSLNNRYSIDSNGSLVIKVTKSSDSGAYTCASKRRAPDGSSSSTNVAMYLSVKYPPKITSILPYIEVYENADAVLPCSATGNPGVTFRWLFPTGEEIKQTDKFEISTNGSLVILNVQISDVRNYTCAPYNKIGSGRYGYTQLKILMPPEFINRPKDTNLSVQEGQSISLDCSASGQPKPNISWTHNTKLEHDNKKYSFNSAGVLTIKNIHGSDFGIYRCFVESVAGILYREYNVTVIGKPGVPSSFGVRTKDNIAYVYWTPSYNGGSFQSFEIWYRRADDNDYNWETLMPSGVKKKHSILLKGPATVGGHGEAYFFCVRARNNKGYSDFTNIYKVLKSSKLGEENVAEDVGQFITDLPLAPYSFTVNMSEAGYILKWKHMMTPGRPAYAGYSIEYRTANTSTGWKEFVPKQRARRSTQPQGKQEKVSIAIEELPDVKHPLEFQIFAVAANNVKSTGTKPKEVIKTGMPGASPVSKESDDLIPPIVLAIIFGLFVIVLIISLYCFCRRRKRRYHASRNEKKMIGYNKEHGIEIEHQSIDSTDNGSLLSPKFGNNDSPRRFHLRACPALKLGTYNQPNMSNGSTKDDVFVLLEPNENEKRVCTCNKKYMTLDSRDQKTKREKRKEKKGLYKSTSSPSVLLMSDIDGSSIDPSELLDEEDYDISDIEKDDVVELNDDKKQRYPALNRKNFKDSYDQFCRDGIDGSRRRLSSNEKTEVDKNMDTGLVGIKDIHDASSENSATESDRMPSPKIKTDLINDKTYDGKSSGFGDGSNSTSDSESIHQEIMDKPTLLRPNYHGYAGHNGYISDSGYRRDGGYASDISTRSSPLDYVGRHKYLPPSQRHNLNYSKPPQVQYYSEDEGTRHGTFVSPRPVAPPSYNQAMVDIERMSEKNEVTDSEDMFDNLLEMERQLGITLDDSLDSDLNVKTMLPPRPYSNPKNYGLDTGYMSDAPVVLGKNRYSDREKSARCAQLLNEFKSNKRTEITEEEEEEEMPVLPPTDRCRSVIDSVTEEPRVPPVLRRSNSVGSSSVYKEWLV, encoded by the exons atgacgaaGCTTATTGTTTCTTGGTTTTTATATGCTCTGGTTttag tatttttaaaattaatctcTGGAGAAGTAAAAAAACCTCCACCATATCAGAATGTTGTTGCGATAGAAGACTCCAGCATAACGTTATTCTGTAGTACTTCGCATAATTCGTATGACATGGTATCGTGGTGGAGAAATGATTCATCAAGAAGTGTTGCACAATATCAAAACAGTGATATCTAT gTTGCGAAAAACTACACTGGAAGAGTCACTTTGACGAAAACTGAATTTAATCTTAACTCATGTCACGTCAACGATAGTGCATTTTACTATTGTGAAACCGTTCATAATGGAAAGAGCGCTTTTGGGAAGTACATCAGACTCACTGTTCaac AAATACCAAGTTGTGGCAACTTCAAACGGGATGTTACCGAAATGGAAGGATCATCTGTGATGTTGCCATGTACGGTGATGGGAAGCCCAAAACCGGAATTTAGGTGGCAAAAGATTAGGCCAGAGGGAAAATTATCCTCTAGATTTgtacagcataataaaggcttgTCTATTCGAGGACTGCAAAAGAATGATTCTGGAAAATATCAAGTGACATTAAAAACTCAATCTGATCAAATCTACTTTGCAGTGACGTTGAAGGTTTTAT CTTTGGACTCGATTAAACCAGAGAACTACGTGAGTGTCAAAGAAGGCCAGCGAGCTGTCGTCGAATGCGGTAAACTTCGGGCGCAAACCCCACGCGACACTTTTGAATGGATGAAAGGGAGTATCGATTTAAGTTTAAACAACCGATACAGTATTGATAGTAATGGTTCGTTGGTTATTAAAGTAACGAAGTCCAGCGATAGTGGTGCGTACACGTGCGCTAGCAAAAGACGAGCTCCTGATGGTTCATCATCCTCCACAAATGTGGCCATGTATTTGAGTGTGAAAT ACCCTCCCAAGATCACATCCATTCTTCCATACATTGAAGTGTACGAGAATGCCGATGCAGTATTACCTTGTTCGGCTACCGGCAATCCAGGTGTCACTTTCCGTTGGTTGTTTCCAACCGGGGAAGAAATCAAGCAAACTGACAAGTTTGAAATTTCTACCAACGGTTCACTTGTTATTTTGAACGTGCAAATATCCGATGTGCGAAACTACACATGCGCACCGTACAACAAAATCGGCTCTGGTCGCTATGGTTACACTCAGCTCAAAATACTAA TGCCTCCCGAGTTTATAAATCGACCAAAGGACACAAATTTAAGTGTGCAGGAGGGTCAAAGTATTTCACTGGATTGCTCTGCATCTGGGCAACCGAAGCCGAACATTTCGTGGACACACAACACCAAACTTGAACACGACAACAAGAAGTATAGTTTCAACTCCGCTGGTGTGCTCACTATCAAAAATATACATGGTTCAGATTTTGGCATCTATCGTTGTTTTGTGGAATCGGTTGCCGGCATATTGTATCGAGAGTATAATGTGACAGTTATTG GTAAGCCAGGCGTTCCGAGTTCGTTTGGAGTGCGTACGAAAGATAACATTGCGTATGTTTATTGGACTCCGTCATATAATGGTGGCTCCTTCCAAAGTTTTGAGATCTGGTACCGTCGTGCAGATGACAACGACTACAACTGGGAAACGTTAATGCCTTCAGGAGTGAAAAAGAAACACTCGATCCTTCTGAAAGGACCTGCAACAGTTGGAGGACATGGTGAAGCATATTTCTTTTGTGTACGCGCCAGAAATAATAAAGGTTACAGCGATTTTACGAACATTTACAAAGTTTTGAAGTCGTCGAAGCTTGGTGAAGAAAACGTGGCTGAAGATGTGGGTCAGTTTATCACAG ACCTTCCACTGGCACCGTACTCTTTTACAGTGAACATGTCTGAGGCAGGTTACATACTTAAATGGAAGCACATGATGACCCCGGGACGTCCCGCATACGCAGGCTATTCAATTGAGTACCGAACCGCAAACACATCTACAGGTTGGAAAGAGTTTGTCCCGAAGCAACGTGCTCGCCGATCAACCCAACCTCAAGGGAAACAAGAGAAAGTGTCTATCGCAATAGAGGAATTACCGGATGTAAAACATCCActagaatttcaaatttttgccGTCGCTGCGAACAACGTAAAGAGTACTGGGACCAAGCCAAAGGAAGTGATAAAGACAG GTATGCCGGGTGCCTCACCTGTGTCGAAAGAATCGGATGATCTCATTCCACCGATCGTGCTTGCTATTATTTTCGGATTGTTCGTCATCGTGCTCATCATCAGCTTGTATTGTTTCTGTCGGCGTCGAAAACGGAGATACCATG cgaGTCGAAATGAAAAGAAAATGATCGGCTACAATAAGGAGCA tggaATTGAAATTGAACACCAATCGATTGACAGTACAGACAACGGATCGCTTTTATCACCCAAATTTGGAAATAACGACTCCCCTCGAAGATTCCATCTACGCGCATGCCCAGCTTTGAAATTAGGAACATACAACCAACCAAACATGTCGAACGGCAGTACGAAAGACGACGTGTTTGTTCTGCTAGAACCCAATGAAAACGAAAAGCGTGTGTGCACGTGTAATAAAAAGTATATGACGCTCGACAGTCGTGATCAAAAAACGAAGAGAGAGAAGAGAAAAGAGAAGAAAGGATTGTACAAAAGCACGTCATCACCATcagttttgttgatgtcagaCATTGACGGCTCCTCCATTGACCCATCAGAGTTGCTTGATGAGGAAGACTATGATATAAGTGACATAGAAAAAGACGACGTCGTTGAATTAAATGACGACAAGAAGCAGCGATACCCAGCATTAAAtcgcaaaaattttaaagattctTATGATCAATTTTGCCGCGACGGTATTGACGGATCTAGAAGACGTCTGTCGTCAAATGAGAAAACTGAGGTCGATAAAAATATGGATACGGGTTTAGTCGGAATAAAAGATATACATGATGCATCATCAGAAAACTCCGCAACAGAAAGTGACAGAATGCCGTCGCCGAAAATAAAGACGGACTTAATAAATGACAAGACGTACGATGGTAAGTCCAGTGGATTTGGGGACGGTAGTAATTCCACGTCTGATTCTGAATCTATACATCAGGAAATCATGGATAAACCAACATTGCTTAGACCCAACTATCATGGATACGCTGGTCACAATGGATATATCAGTGATTCCGGTTATAGACGTGATGGGGGCTATGCAAGCGACATTTCAACTAGAAGCTCTCCGTTAGACTATGTTGGACGTCATAAATACCTCCCTCCATCACAGAGACATAATCTTAATTATAGCAAACCACCTCAAGTGCAGTATTATTCAGAAGACGAAGGAACCCGTCACGGTACATTCGTAAGCCCACGGCCTGTCGCTCCTCCTTCATATAACCAAGCTATGGTAGATATCGAAAGGATGTCAGAGAAAAACGAAGTTACGGACAGCGAAGATATGTTCGACAATTTACTTGAGATGGAAAGACAATTAGGTATCACATTAGACGATTCTTTAGATAGCGATTTAAATGTAAAGACAATGTTACCACCTCGTCCGTATTCGAATCCAAAAAATTACGGATTAGATACCGGTTACATGTCGGATGCACCGGTTGTATTAGGTAAAAATCGATATTCCGATCGTGAAAAAAGCGCGCGATGTGCGCAATTATTGAATGaatttaaaagtaataaaagAACTGAAATAACAGAAgaggaggaggaagaggagATGCCTGTTCTCCCTCCTACAGACAGGTGTAGAAGCGTAATTGACAGTGTCACTGAAGAGCCCC
- the LOC130635804 gene encoding protein turtle homolog A-like isoform X2, with translation MNFTNKFLLFVLHGVSFVTYAYEIPSCGNFKRDVTEMEGSSVMLPCTVMGSPKPEFRWQKIRPEGKLSSRFVQHNKGLSIRGLQKNDSGKYQVTLKTQSDQIYFAVTLKVLSLDSIKPENYVSVKEGQRAVVECGKLRAQTPRDTFEWMKGSIDLSLNNRYSIDSNGSLVIKVTKSSDSGAYTCASKRRAPDGSSSSTNVAMYLSVKYPPKITSILPYIEVYENADAVLPCSATGNPGVTFRWLFPTGEEIKQTDKFEISTNGSLVILNVQISDVRNYTCAPYNKIGSGRYGYTQLKILMPPEFINRPKDTNLSVQEGQSISLDCSASGQPKPNISWTHNTKLEHDNKKYSFNSAGVLTIKNIHGSDFGIYRCFVESVAGILYREYNVTVIGKPGVPSSFGVRTKDNIAYVYWTPSYNGGSFQSFEIWYRRADDNDYNWETLMPSGVKKKHSILLKGPATVGGHGEAYFFCVRARNNKGYSDFTNIYKVLKSSKLGEENVAEDVGQFITDLPLAPYSFTVNMSEAGYILKWKHMMTPGRPAYAGYSIEYRTANTSTGWKEFVPKQRARRSTQPQGKQEKVSIAIEELPDVKHPLEFQIFAVAANNVKSTGTKPKEVIKTGMPGASPVSKESDDLIPPIVLAIIFGLFVIVLIISLYCFCRRRKRRYHASRNEKKMIGYNKEHGIEIEHQSIDSTDNGSLLSPKFGNNDSPRRFHLRACPALKLGTYNQPNMSNGSTKDDVFVLLEPNENEKRVCTCNKKYMTLDSRDQKTKREKRKEKKGLYKSTSSPSVLLMSDIDGSSIDPSELLDEEDYDISDIEKDDVVELNDDKKQRYPALNRKNFKDSYDQFCRDGIDGSRRRLSSNEKTEVDKNMDTGLVGIKDIHDASSENSATESDRMPSPKIKTDLINDKTYDGKSSGFGDGSNSTSDSESIHQEIMDKPTLLRPNYHGYAGHNGYISDSGYRRDGGYASDISTRSSPLDYVGRHKYLPPSQRHNLNYSKPPQVQYYSEDEGTRHGTFVSPRPVAPPSYNQAMVDIERMSEKNEVTDSEDMFDNLLEMERQLGITLDDSLDSDLNVKTMLPPRPYSNPKNYGLDTGYMSDAPVVLGKNRYSDREKSARCAQLLNEFKSNKRTEITEEEEEEEMPVLPPTDRCRSVIDSVTEEPRVPPVLRRSNSVGSSSVYKEWLV, from the exons ATGAATTTCACAAacaagtttttgttgtttgttttgcatGGAGTATCCTTTGTAACATATGCGTATG AAATACCAAGTTGTGGCAACTTCAAACGGGATGTTACCGAAATGGAAGGATCATCTGTGATGTTGCCATGTACGGTGATGGGAAGCCCAAAACCGGAATTTAGGTGGCAAAAGATTAGGCCAGAGGGAAAATTATCCTCTAGATTTgtacagcataataaaggcttgTCTATTCGAGGACTGCAAAAGAATGATTCTGGAAAATATCAAGTGACATTAAAAACTCAATCTGATCAAATCTACTTTGCAGTGACGTTGAAGGTTTTAT CTTTGGACTCGATTAAACCAGAGAACTACGTGAGTGTCAAAGAAGGCCAGCGAGCTGTCGTCGAATGCGGTAAACTTCGGGCGCAAACCCCACGCGACACTTTTGAATGGATGAAAGGGAGTATCGATTTAAGTTTAAACAACCGATACAGTATTGATAGTAATGGTTCGTTGGTTATTAAAGTAACGAAGTCCAGCGATAGTGGTGCGTACACGTGCGCTAGCAAAAGACGAGCTCCTGATGGTTCATCATCCTCCACAAATGTGGCCATGTATTTGAGTGTGAAAT ACCCTCCCAAGATCACATCCATTCTTCCATACATTGAAGTGTACGAGAATGCCGATGCAGTATTACCTTGTTCGGCTACCGGCAATCCAGGTGTCACTTTCCGTTGGTTGTTTCCAACCGGGGAAGAAATCAAGCAAACTGACAAGTTTGAAATTTCTACCAACGGTTCACTTGTTATTTTGAACGTGCAAATATCCGATGTGCGAAACTACACATGCGCACCGTACAACAAAATCGGCTCTGGTCGCTATGGTTACACTCAGCTCAAAATACTAA TGCCTCCCGAGTTTATAAATCGACCAAAGGACACAAATTTAAGTGTGCAGGAGGGTCAAAGTATTTCACTGGATTGCTCTGCATCTGGGCAACCGAAGCCGAACATTTCGTGGACACACAACACCAAACTTGAACACGACAACAAGAAGTATAGTTTCAACTCCGCTGGTGTGCTCACTATCAAAAATATACATGGTTCAGATTTTGGCATCTATCGTTGTTTTGTGGAATCGGTTGCCGGCATATTGTATCGAGAGTATAATGTGACAGTTATTG GTAAGCCAGGCGTTCCGAGTTCGTTTGGAGTGCGTACGAAAGATAACATTGCGTATGTTTATTGGACTCCGTCATATAATGGTGGCTCCTTCCAAAGTTTTGAGATCTGGTACCGTCGTGCAGATGACAACGACTACAACTGGGAAACGTTAATGCCTTCAGGAGTGAAAAAGAAACACTCGATCCTTCTGAAAGGACCTGCAACAGTTGGAGGACATGGTGAAGCATATTTCTTTTGTGTACGCGCCAGAAATAATAAAGGTTACAGCGATTTTACGAACATTTACAAAGTTTTGAAGTCGTCGAAGCTTGGTGAAGAAAACGTGGCTGAAGATGTGGGTCAGTTTATCACAG ACCTTCCACTGGCACCGTACTCTTTTACAGTGAACATGTCTGAGGCAGGTTACATACTTAAATGGAAGCACATGATGACCCCGGGACGTCCCGCATACGCAGGCTATTCAATTGAGTACCGAACCGCAAACACATCTACAGGTTGGAAAGAGTTTGTCCCGAAGCAACGTGCTCGCCGATCAACCCAACCTCAAGGGAAACAAGAGAAAGTGTCTATCGCAATAGAGGAATTACCGGATGTAAAACATCCActagaatttcaaatttttgccGTCGCTGCGAACAACGTAAAGAGTACTGGGACCAAGCCAAAGGAAGTGATAAAGACAG GTATGCCGGGTGCCTCACCTGTGTCGAAAGAATCGGATGATCTCATTCCACCGATCGTGCTTGCTATTATTTTCGGATTGTTCGTCATCGTGCTCATCATCAGCTTGTATTGTTTCTGTCGGCGTCGAAAACGGAGATACCATG cgaGTCGAAATGAAAAGAAAATGATCGGCTACAATAAGGAGCA tggaATTGAAATTGAACACCAATCGATTGACAGTACAGACAACGGATCGCTTTTATCACCCAAATTTGGAAATAACGACTCCCCTCGAAGATTCCATCTACGCGCATGCCCAGCTTTGAAATTAGGAACATACAACCAACCAAACATGTCGAACGGCAGTACGAAAGACGACGTGTTTGTTCTGCTAGAACCCAATGAAAACGAAAAGCGTGTGTGCACGTGTAATAAAAAGTATATGACGCTCGACAGTCGTGATCAAAAAACGAAGAGAGAGAAGAGAAAAGAGAAGAAAGGATTGTACAAAAGCACGTCATCACCATcagttttgttgatgtcagaCATTGACGGCTCCTCCATTGACCCATCAGAGTTGCTTGATGAGGAAGACTATGATATAAGTGACATAGAAAAAGACGACGTCGTTGAATTAAATGACGACAAGAAGCAGCGATACCCAGCATTAAAtcgcaaaaattttaaagattctTATGATCAATTTTGCCGCGACGGTATTGACGGATCTAGAAGACGTCTGTCGTCAAATGAGAAAACTGAGGTCGATAAAAATATGGATACGGGTTTAGTCGGAATAAAAGATATACATGATGCATCATCAGAAAACTCCGCAACAGAAAGTGACAGAATGCCGTCGCCGAAAATAAAGACGGACTTAATAAATGACAAGACGTACGATGGTAAGTCCAGTGGATTTGGGGACGGTAGTAATTCCACGTCTGATTCTGAATCTATACATCAGGAAATCATGGATAAACCAACATTGCTTAGACCCAACTATCATGGATACGCTGGTCACAATGGATATATCAGTGATTCCGGTTATAGACGTGATGGGGGCTATGCAAGCGACATTTCAACTAGAAGCTCTCCGTTAGACTATGTTGGACGTCATAAATACCTCCCTCCATCACAGAGACATAATCTTAATTATAGCAAACCACCTCAAGTGCAGTATTATTCAGAAGACGAAGGAACCCGTCACGGTACATTCGTAAGCCCACGGCCTGTCGCTCCTCCTTCATATAACCAAGCTATGGTAGATATCGAAAGGATGTCAGAGAAAAACGAAGTTACGGACAGCGAAGATATGTTCGACAATTTACTTGAGATGGAAAGACAATTAGGTATCACATTAGACGATTCTTTAGATAGCGATTTAAATGTAAAGACAATGTTACCACCTCGTCCGTATTCGAATCCAAAAAATTACGGATTAGATACCGGTTACATGTCGGATGCACCGGTTGTATTAGGTAAAAATCGATATTCCGATCGTGAAAAAAGCGCGCGATGTGCGCAATTATTGAATGaatttaaaagtaataaaagAACTGAAATAACAGAAgaggaggaggaagaggagATGCCTGTTCTCCCTCCTACAGACAGGTGTAGAAGCGTAATTGACAGTGTCACTGAAGAGCCCC